In Saccharomycodes ludwigii strain NBRC 1722 chromosome III, whole genome shotgun sequence, one DNA window encodes the following:
- a CDS encoding uncharacterized protein (similar to Saccharomyces cerevisiae YIR019C | FLO11 | FLOcculation) encodes MKFYTLISIFFLQSCVINALDFAASGWNATSTSRSVLVPSSSTGSASSSSSTASVCSPTAVCPNDNFNWHAQQLGYDRYYLEITDIEWEYSNVYEISIHVYSKTTEPITLSDLWELKIIGLNSPDESTVVLFSHNENVYKIDNPIDWTASFRVYTSDSGCISTMPNFQIQYDYSYVPKGPGSFDLSVGCNADNMGNSQTDFPSYEWSKECSANCIA; translated from the coding sequence ATGAAATTTTATACCCTAATtagtattttctttttacaaAGTTGCGTTATAAATGCACTTGACTTTGCCGCTTCTGGCTGGAACGCTACTTCCACATCTAGATCTGTTTTAGTTCCTTCTTCCAGTACAGGTAGcgcttcttcttcatcgtCTACCGCCTCTGTTTGTTCTCCAACTGCTGTTTGTCCAAATGATAACTTTAACTGGCACGCACAACAACTTGGGTATGATAGATATTACCTGGAAATAACCGATATTGAATGGGAATACAGCAACGTTTACGAAATTAGTATCCATGTCTATTCAAAGACGACTGAGCCAATTACGTTGAGTGACTTATGGGAGTTGAAGATCATTGGATTGAATTCGCCAGATGAATCAACGGTTGTATTATTCAGCCACAATGaaaatgtttataaaattgataATCCAATCGATTGGACTGCTAGTTTCAGGGTTTATACCAGTGATAGCGGATGTATTTCCACTATGCCCAATTTCCAAATTCAATACGATTATAGCTATGTTCCAAAGGGCCCTGGCAGTTTTGATTTAAGTGTTGGTTGCAATGCTGACAATATGGGGAATTCTCAAACTGATTTCCCAAGTTATGAGTGGAGTAAAGAATGCAGTGCCAATTGTATTGCTTAG
- a CDS encoding uncharacterized protein (similar to Saccharomyces cerevisiae YJL158C | CIS3 | CIk1 Suppressing) has product MQVKNVIAASIAASVASATYTPGDNWSTLTPSATYSCGVTDFSSFGIAIKTISAAATSATTKAKRDVISQIGDGQIQAPTAPTSVAVVTETIANTVVYTTTVSSKVYTTTVINPVSQISDGQVEATTSTTTPASSTTTLSSSSASACPTTSLSLQDSSCKNSGTLSVTLDEGVLTDAKGRIGSIVSNRQFQFDGPPPQAGAIYANGWSITPEGNLAIGDNDIFYECLSGNFYNLYDENIAEQCIAIHLEAVELVSC; this is encoded by the coding sequence atgcaagTTAAAAACGTTATTGCTGCCAGTATTGCTGCCTCAGTTGCTTCCGCTACCTACACACCAGGTGACAACTGGTCCACTTTAACCCCAAGTGCTACTTATTCCTGTGGTGTTACTgacttttcttcttttggtATTGCCATTAAGACAATCTCTGCTGCCGCCACTTCTGCCACCACCAAAGCTAAAAGAGATGTTATTTCTCAAATTGGTGATGGTCAAATTCAAGCTCCAACTGCCCCAACTTCTGTTGCAGTTGTTACTGAAACTATTGCTAACACTGTAGTCTACACTACTACCGTTAGCTCTAAAGTTTATACCACCACTGTTATTAACCCAGTCTCTCAAATTTCTGACGGCCAAGTCGAAGCTACTACCAGCACTACTACCCCAGCCTCTAGTACTACCACTTTGTCCTCTTCAAGTGCTTCCGCTTGTCCAACAACTTCTCTTTCTTTACAAGATTCTTCCTGTAAGAACTCTGGCACTTTGTCTGTCACTTTGGACGAAGGTGTTTTGACTGATGCTAAGGGTAGAATTGGTTCTATCGTTTCTAACAGACAATTCCAATTTGATGGTCCACCACCACAAGCTGGTGCCATTTATGCCAATGGTTGGTCCATCACTCCTGAAGGTAACTTGGCTATTGGTGACAATGATATCTTTTATGAATGTTTGTCTGGTAACTTTTACAACTTGTACGATGAAAATATTGCTGAACAATGTATTGCTATTCATTTGGAAGCCGTTGAATTGGTTAGCTGTTAG
- the FAR1 gene encoding cyclin-dependent protein serine/threonine kinase inhibiting protein FAR1 (similar to Saccharomyces cerevisiae YJL157C | FAR1 | Factor ARrest), producing MESLDKDLDIKTPKNSIDEDFIRLVHTPPSISRQKTKFLKSLSGNRLPKSKSPKELLNFEHTSSSSSSSNFFLNRVDSPVTNKVFHYLKNSNGIDSNNNFTTYDDNTKSCCTKKNEPTNLSNKRKINLPTPLNLDELTPPPSNSKNLLVNYEPIYPGKLDLPLSFSKKAQNQNTPILHHSRFSSERLTSVKHPRRNLARELGIQNGNVVRKGNNAHDKGMYIDNYANKYDISMFDEKEVIAYTEKLNKNISRHASEKTKNYTMNMCCICKEPLNILLSGEKPIELECGHQAHYNCLFTVAQSKFSQYHHAEREADECFVTCSICLDKTFASDQNVRNELFIKILGTENSFYRDNEIAEQKKHIKTPPEEDQDSLFTQLSNFHFSNNNHSDEKTFTSDSLILNNNVALLPSTPVLQLIKTPLVKSDGFLKTPVKLQNKMVKTGYNFEINFKPVVHVIPMVSKLKISRNINEDLSKCVVSYVLNVFLPNNDGSKSTAESITDGVDGTDEETIKLHISNKIIENWNLAVKKSWGEKIHMFDIMDVNISDNWEENTIVILFDNFLTLLKLNNFENIGKIPINEISRITFLEDENTIIIDLKSSSTPEILLKHEFAGIIVKKWAIYLQELVYNAHLETAKDSRGGFNFKVPLIEMTTNCLDILDPQIVDAFPQGIRTVLEDYPNNDVWYDFANKFGGHKKVRKVLCLSVLNRGSPSKNLELEKNLQKLVRVTLENLNEQDELGIVIIGKNGSGQPSTQGTFLGLVSKKWGGWDDFIISIKVINDQHNLLLNSHEAELESMVDTCHKLLLFSGICQEDSDSNRNSAGLLDDCDTFSKDICIVINGNSNFDYTDGIKSKNLTRKVTQIFNEYGFNITQYSLFDSCLNLNKFMEDIGPLNARFKSYNFESFNELIRMVSSRGGKSTTSCISDIQLGIQAKGPNVKILSIENSYSHKVNINSGFFKIDVGNLEVGEFRNYLLDVVYEYNNHGSAYDEVAYMEKSLINVTPEWELDHSKIAGETYDSIAISFATNVFTYTSYTEDEVEEKGYNRTARREGEDDFYTNLILAAPLTSSTDSMYVLRQIELMVVELLEKKLNNFNDLATLEDDLKQTISIIFGKARNCICGLTSFYKELGQGNKFFRLDDRDKNRNITLKYVELLSDEMDSIINSWKQQNRRTTLFKMKKLLDSLKFQTKFAELNFYGLKSD from the coding sequence atGGAATCATTAGATAAAGATTTGGACATTAAAACCccaaaaaattcaatagaTGAGGATTTTATTAGATTAGTACATACTCCGCCAAGTATCAGCAGACAAAAAAcgaaatttttaaaaagtttatctGGTAATAGATTaccaaaatcaaaatcGCCAAaggaattattaaattttgaacacacatcatcatcatcatcatcatctaaCTTCTTTCTTAATAGGGTCGATAGTCCGGTAACAAATAAAGTATTtcattatttgaaaaatagtAATGGCATTGACAGTAACAACAATTTTACAACTTACGATGATAACACTAAATCTTGttgtacaaaaaaaaatgaaccGACTAATTTAAgtaataaaaggaaaattaaTTTGCCTACACCATTAAATTTAGACGAATTAACACCACCGCCATCTAACAGTAAAAACCTTTTGGTGAATTACGAACCAATATATCCTGGAAAACTAGATCTGCCCCTATCGTTCTCCAAAAAAGctcaaaatcaaaatactCCAATACTTCACCATTCAAGATTTTCATCCGAAAGATTAACCTCGGTAAAGCATCCAAGGAGGAATTTAGCACGTGAATTAGGAATACAGAACGGCAATGTTGtaagaaaaggaaataatGCGCATGATAAGGGTATGTATATTGATAATTATGCCAATAAATACGATATATCAATGTTTGATGAAAAGGAAGTTATAGCATATACAGAAAagttgaataaaaatatttcaagGCACGCTAGcgaaaaaacaaaaaattacacTATGAATATGTGTTGTATTTGTAAAGAGCCCCTAAATATTTTGCTATCAGGTGAAAAACCTATTGAATTAGAATGTGGTCATCAGGCACATTacaattgtttatttaccGTGGCACAATCAAAATTTTCCCAATATCACCATGCTGAAAGGGAAGCAGATGAATGTTTTGTAACTTGCTCCATTTGTTTGGATAAAACCTTTGCTTCTGATCAAAATGTAAGAAATGAATTATTTATCAAGATTCTAGGAACTGAAAACTCCTTTTATCGGGATAATGAAATTGCAGAACAAAAGAAGCACATTAAAACACCACCAGAAGAGGATCAAGACTCTTTATTCACTCAATTGAGTAATTTTCATTTCAGCAATAACAACCATAGCGATGAAAAGACCTTTACAAGTGACTccttaattttaaataataatgttgcTTTGCTACCTAGTACACCCGTATtacaattaataaaaacgcCTTTAGTAAAATCAGATGGGTTTTTGAAAACACCTGTCAAActgcaaaataaaatggttAAGACAGGATATAACTTTGAAATCAACTTCAAACCTGTTGTACATGTAATACCAATGGTTTCCAAATTAAAGATTTCCAGAAATATCAATGAGGACTTATCCAAATGTGTTGTATCTTATGTGTTAAACGTTTTTCTACCTAATAACGATGGCAGCAAGAGTACTGCTGAATCTATTACAGATGGGGTAGATGGGACAGATGAAGAAACCATAAAATTGCATATAAGTAATAagattattgaaaattggAATTTGGCCGTCAAAAAATCTTGGGGAGAAAAGATCCATATGTTTGATATTATGGACGTCAATATTTCCGATAATTGGGAGGAAAATACAATTGTAATACTTTTTGATAACTTCCTTACacttttgaaattaaataattttgaaaatataggGAAAATCCCAATAAATGAAATTTCAAGAATAACCTTTTTGGAGGATGAGAATACCATTATAAtagatttaaaaagttCCTCAACCCcagaaattttattaaaacacGAATTTGCTGGAattattgtaaaaaaatgggCAATATATTTACAGGAACTTGTGTACAATGCGCACTTGGAAACAGCAAAGGATAGTCGTGGTGGTTTTAACTTTAAGGTTCCGTTGATTGAAATGACTACAAATTGTCTAGATATTTTAGATCCACAAATAGTAGATGCATTCCCACAAGGAATCCGAACCGTACTTGAGGACTATCCCAATAACGACGTTTGGTACGACTTTGCCAATAAATTTGGAGGTCATAAGAAAGTACGCAAGGTTTTGTGTCTAAGTGTTTTAAATCGTGGTAGTCCAAGCAAAAATCTGGAActtgaaaaaaacttaCAAAAACTGGTTAGGGTTACCCTTGAAAACTTGAATGAACAAGATGAATTAGGAATAGTGATCATTGGGAAAAATGGTTCTGGTCAGCCATCTACTCAAGGTACTTTTCTTGGTTTGGTCAGTAAAAAATGGGGTGGTTGGGATGACTTTATTATATCCATTAAGGTGATAAATGATCAACATAATTTGCTATTGAATTCTCATGAAGCAGAGCTGGAATCTATGGTTGATACATGTCACAAATTACTGTTATTCAGTGGTATTTGCCAAGAAGATAGTGACAGTAACAGAAACTCTGCGGGTTTATTAGACGATTGTGATACTTTTTCAAAGGATATTTGCATAGTTATTAATGGGAATTCGAATTTTGATTATACAGATGGaataaaaagcaaaaacTTGACTAGAAAAGTTACgcaaatttttaatgaataTGGATTTAATATCACACAATATAGTTTGTTCGATAGCTGCTTAaatttgaataaatttatGGAAGATATCGGACCATTAAATGCTAGATTTAAATCCTATAATTTTGAAAGTTTTAATGAATTGATACGCATGGTGTCTAGTAGAGGCGGAAAGTCAACTACTTCCTGTATTAGCGATATACAGCTGGGAATTCAGGCCAAAGGTCCTaatgttaaaatattaagtATTGAAAATTCATATAGTCATAAGGTAAATATCAATAGTGGGTTTTTCAAGATTGATGTTGGTAACTTAGAAGTTGGTGAGTTTAGAAACTATTTGTTAGACGTTGTATATGAATATAATAACCATGGAAGCGCATACGATGAAGTGGCATACATGGAAAAGTCTTTAATCAATGTGACACCGGAATGGGAACTTGATCATAGCAAAATCGCAGGTGAAACCTATGACTCTATTGCAATTAGTTTCGCCACAAACGTTTTTACGTATACATCCTATACGGAGGATGAGGTGGAGGAGAAAGGTTATAATAGAACTGCGAGACGCGAAGGTGAAGATGATTTCTATACCAACTTGATTTTAGCTGCACCTCTAACCTCTTCTACAGATTCCATGTATGTTTTAAGACAAATAGAGTTGATGGTGGTGGAACTATTGGAAAAGAAGTTGAACAATTTCAATGACCTGGCAACTTTAGAAGATGATCTTAAACAAACGAtctctattatttttggtaaaGCTAGAAATTGTATTTGTGGCTTGACCAGTTTCTATAAAGAATTGGGACAAGgcaacaaattttttagaCTAGATGACAGAGATAAGAATAGAAATATTACATTAAAGTATGTTGAGTTGTTATCGGACGAAATGGACAGTATTATAAATAGTTGGAAACAACAAAACAGGAGAACCACGTTgtttaaaatgaaaaaactATTGGATTCTTTAAAGTTTCAAACAAAGTTTGCAGAGTTAAACTTTTATGGGTTGAAATCAGACTga
- the SSY5 gene encoding Ssy5p (similar to Saccharomyces cerevisiae YJL156C | SSY5 | Sulfonylurea Sensitive on YPD) — translation MVFGLGKSKKKNNADTTSNNSNDNNSNKTHSISESESHNYDANTMDNKKQQRKDYEEHAQLKYISKYQDNEKDNDDISEEKTIASSSIFTRSKLTYGTGGSSMFSGSFRSKGSKNAKLKYNPDLSYSGMSGSNTNNSGGGSGMGLGTSLDTNIKKEHKLNNMTINEEDEEYDDSDGLYPDTVGKPLRVIAPISLNPVMEDRDIESLSHNYSSFSLHHDEDRHNNDKNLYLEGSQLHKNEKQPPLSSSPFDNLDSKETFAAHRYHHGHHDQYLSQLRRSSFEQTLTAEQVENELRILNENLVSVIDDVHQNVTNISKAVIQAIEFLKKFLPNTNSIPFKVTIAKNSSVRSIIKVVLHFVDNLLSSDVYNNSRAILIRKFTEFLMKININYTDNNSDNEDGFSDELDPDEVEYEDQLLLPCMKNFCIDHNCNWPNKEKISKIIDEIAKSDPSSISDQDGAFIAPVLRGLNRKSTILTVMFGLPNLQQEHFEMIKGLYSLFPDVHFYCVKDYIKPCSAIGGDMAQRPTSIFPQPSSTNMDPPISPQPVQYFRPPYRVPTDPYSPPIALSLSTFDSTKITGTLGGYLFPQIDPTDTKFATFADSTFAITCAHVVLAENQDYPYISVPSKVLQSSYKKTLMEEALRYAKDSLERRSFEEEAQRVESVLQEQAKNKFGQVVWGERSIVENKLSDFAIIKLNSKFQGNNYLGDDLNNLPDATLRFKNLEVIEKIMRLQSGMKVFKIGSTTNYTSGRINGSKLVFWANGKIQSSEFVIASTSNPLFATGGDSGAWILSKLGKNKLGLGVVGMLHSYDGEQKQFGLFSSICDILDRLHTITGVLWDIAPLEGNTTFSKTKK, via the coding sequence ATGGTATTTGGTTTAGgtaaatcaaaaaagaaaaataatgcaGACACCACttctaataatagcaaCGACAATAATTCCAATAAAACACATAGCATCTCTGAATCCGAGTCTCATAACTATGATGCTAATACAATGgacaataaaaaacaacaaagaaaagattATGAAGAACATGCACAACTAAAATATATCTCAAAATACCAagataatgaaaaagataatgATGACATTTCTGAAGAAAAAACTATTGCTTCCAGTTCCATATTTACAAGAAGTAAACTAACGTATGGAACAGGTGGCTCATCCATGTTTAGTGGGAGCTTTAGAAGTAAAGGTAGTAAAAATGCAAAACTGAAGTATAATCCGGATTTATCATATTCAGGTATGAGCGGTAGCAACACCAATAATAGTGGGGGTGGTTCTGGCATGGGTTTGGGCACATCCTTGGATACTAATATCAAGAAGGAACATAAACTCAATAACATGACCAtaaatgaagaagatgaagaataTGATGATTCGGATGGTTTATATCCAGATACCGTGGGTAAACCATTAAGGGTTATAGCGCCTATTTCACTCAATCCAGTAATGGAAGATCGCGATATTGAAAGTTTGTCACACAACTActcctctttttctctaCATCATGATGAGGATCGccataataatgataaaaatctTTACTTGGAAGGTAGCCAATTAcacaaaaatgaaaaacaacCCCCACTTAGTAGTTCTCCGTTTGATAATTTGGATTCTAAAGAAACATTTGCAGCCCACCGTTACCATCATGGTCACCATGATCAATATCTCTCCCAATTAAGAAGAAGCTCGTTTGAGCAAACTTTGACTGCTGAGCAAGTGGAAAATGAATTGCgtattttaaatgaaaatttggtGTCAGTTATTGATGATGTTCACCAAAACGTTACCAACATATCCAAGGCTGTCATACAAGccattgaatttttaaagaagtTTCTACCCAATACTAATTCTATTCCCTTTAAGGTCACCATTGCTAAAAACAGTTCTGTAAGGAGCATTATAAAGGTTGTTTTGCattttgttgataattTGTTATCCTCTGATGTTTACAACAATTCTAGAGCTATATTAATTAGGAAATTCACTGAgtttttgatgaaaataaatatcaatTATACAGATAACAATAGTGATAATGAAGATGGTTTTTCTGACGAATTAGATCCCGACGAAGTTGAATATGAAGATCAATTGTTACTACCATGCATGAAAAACTTTTGTATTGATCATAACTGCAATTGGCCcaacaaggaaaaaatatcCAAAATTATAGATGAAATAGCGAAAAGTGATCCATCCTCAATATCAGACCAGGATGGTGCATTTATTGCGCCCGTCCTCAGAGGTTTAAACAGGAAATCTACGATTTTGACTGTTATGTTTGGATTACCTAACTTGCAGCAAGAACATTTTGAAATGATAAAAGGGTTATATTCCCTATTCCCAGACGTCCATTTTTACTGTGTTAAAGATTATATCAAACCATGCAGCGCTATTGGAGGAGACATGGCTCAACGGCCTACCTCGATTTTTCCTCAGCCATCATCTACTAATATGGATCCACCGATATCACCACAGCCCGTTCAATATTTTAGACCACCATATAGAGTTCCTACAGATCCATATTCGCCACCAATTGCATTATCTCTGTCCACCTTTGATAGCACCAAAATAACAGGTACTTTAGGTGGTTATTTATTCCCACAGATTGATCCTACTGACACAAAGTTTGCTACCTTTGCAGATTCCACCTTTGCTATCACCTGTGCGCATGTTGTATTGGCTGAAAATCAAGATTACCCCTATATCAGTGTCCCGTCTAAAGTATTGCAATCCTcttacaaaaaaacattgaTGGAAGAAGCTTTGAGATATGCTAAAGATAGTCTTGAAAGAAGATCATTTGAAGAAGAAGCTCAAAGAGTAGAAAGTGTGTTGCAAGAACAAGCAAAGAATAAATTTGGTCAAGTTGTTTGGGGGGAAAGGTCAATCgtggaaaataaattatctgATTTTGCTATTATCaaattaaattcaaaattcCAAGGCAATAACTATCTAGGTGAcgatttaaataatttgccAGATGCCACTTTGAGATTTAAAAATCTAGaagttattgaaaaaataatgagaTTACAGTCAGGTATGAAAGTTTTTAAGATTGGCTCAACGACTAATTATACCTCTGGCAGAATTAATGGCAGTAAGTTAGTGTTTTGGGCAAATGGTAAAATTCAAAGTAGTGAATTTGTTATTGCCTCGACTTCGAATCCTTTATTCGCTACGGGCGGAGATTCAGGTGCCTGGATTTTAAGTAAGTTGGGTAAAAATAAGCTGGGTTTAGGTGTAGTTGGTATGCTACACTCGTATGATGGtgaacaaaaacaatttggTTTATTTAGTTCTATCTGTGATATTTTAGATAGACTACACACTATAACAGGTGTTTTGTGGGATATTGCGCCACTTGAAGGTAATACTACTTTTTCCAAGacgaaaaaataa
- the FBP26 gene encoding fructose-2,6-bisphosphatase (similar to Saccharomyces cerevisiae YJL155C | FBP26 | Fructose BisPhosphatase), which yields MSPYTVSNVQDLRICVVMVGLPARGKSFISQKIVRYLSWLLIKAKCFNVGSYRRETTQQPNADFFDANNKEGLKIRQLAVTNAITDMMDWFNKENGVVAILDATNTTRERRNWVLKLCRQNRIEPMFLESWCDDQDLILRNIAEVKTTSPDYVGVEPEVATKDFLNRIKKYEKIYEPLDETYDQDLTFAKLINIAQQVIANKIQSYLESRIVFYVMNLHIKPRCIYLSRHGESIYNLEKKIGGDSSLSPRGLKYAEKLPELVKQDAGDVDLTVWTSTLIRTQETAQYLPYKQLQWKALDELDAGVCDGMTYEEIEKEFPEDFRARDENKYEYRYRGGESYRDVVIRLEPIIMELERQENILIITHQAVLRCIYAYFMNVPQEESPWVAIPLHTLIKLEPRAYGTKVTLIKADIPAVSTYKEKGTSQVGEDDKSTNIKTRNLLMTSL from the coding sequence atgtcTCCTTACACCGTTAGTAATGTTCAAGACCTAAGAATATGCGTTGTTATGGTTGGTTTACCGGCAAGAGGTAAATCGTTTATATCTCAGAAGATAGTCCGTTACTTGTCATGGTTACTAATTAAAGCCAAATGTTTTAACGTAGGTTCTTATAGAAGAGAAACGACTCAACAACCAAATGCAGATTTCTTTGATGCTAACAATAAGGAAGGTTTAAAAATTAGACAATTAGCAGTGACTAATGCAATAACTGACATGATGGACTGgtttaataaagaaaatggtGTAGTTGCCATACTAGATGCTACCAATACCACTAGGGAAAGGAGGAATTGGGTTTTAAAGCTGTGCAGACAAAACAGAATTGAACCAATGTTTTTGGAAAGTTGGTGTGATGATCaagatttaattttaagaAATATAGCCGAAGTTAAAACTACTTCCCCTGACTATGTAGGTGTTGAACCTGAAGTGGCCACTAAAGATTTCTTAAAtagaatcaaaaaatatgaaaagaTCTATGAGCCCTTGGATGAAACTTATGATCAAGATTTGACCTTTGccaaattaattaatattgcCCAACAAGTTATAGccaataaaatacaatcaTATTTGGAAAGTAGAATTGTATTTTATGTGATGAATTTACATATTAAACCAAgatgtatttatttatcaagACATGGTGAGtctatttataatttagagaaaaaaattggcgGTGATTCCTCATTATCTCCTCGTGGGCTGAAATATGCAGAAAAGTTACCTGAACTAGTTAAACAAGATGCTGGGGACGTGGATTTGACAGTATGGACATCTACTTTGATTAGAACACAGGAGACCGCACAATATTTACCATATAAGCAATTGCAATGGAAGGCCTTAGATGAGCTAGACGCAGGGGTCTGCGATGGAATGACTTATGAGGAAATCGAAAAGGAGTTTCCTGAAGATTTTAGAGCAAGGGATGAAAATAAGTATGAATACAGGTATAGAGGTGGTGAATCTTATAGAGATGTTGTTATCAGATTGGAACCTATTATTATGGAACTGGAACGTCaggaaaatattttgattatcaCCCACCAAGCTGTTCTGCGTTGTATATACGCCTATTTTATGAACGTTCCACAGGAAGAATCTCCTTGGGTTGCCATTCCGTTGCACACATTGATTAAATTGGAACCAAGAGCTTATGGTACCAAAGTAACCTTAATTAAAGCTGATATTCCTGCTGTTAGTACTTATAAAGAGAAGGGCACTAGTCAAGTTGGTGAAGATGATAAATCTACCAATATCAAAACCCGGAACTTGTTAATGACATCATTATAG